The Achromobacter pestifer genome includes a region encoding these proteins:
- a CDS encoding class I adenylate-forming enzyme family protein, with translation MYLTQGLHRACRLHPGKIALHEGARRWTYAALIDWTARKAAVLRGHGVLPGDRVALWGANGADHVSWILACWWLGAAVLPLNTRWSGGELARALADCSPRLLLVDETMAPRMADVDIPAGTAPLSAEVLEAHAAVAAPLEDVRAGGDALAAVLFTGGTTGAPKGAMLTHANLWSAAVARMASVSTPPESRTLLVAPLFHVAGLGRLIGQFVAGASVVSQRGFQPRAVLQALQDDGISEVLLVPSMIQMLLDEPGFAQYRLDGVRRVIWGASPISRALLDRALAAFPQAEFVHAYGMTETAATVAINAEVRQGGVRAESAGRPAVGVETCILAPDGSEAAPGVVGELAVRGPMVMRGYWNRPEETRRAFDRGWLLTGDAARQDEDGYLYIVDRLKDMIVSGGENVYGAEVEGVLARHALVARCAVIGVAHARWGEAVHAVIVPRPGMEADAHALDRHCRQWLAAYKCPKTYEFLGELPLSAAGKVLKSVLRQDHESRRAAIAAPAHQENQA, from the coding sequence ATGTACCTGACACAAGGCCTGCATCGCGCATGCCGGCTGCACCCCGGCAAGATTGCGCTGCACGAAGGCGCGAGGCGCTGGACCTATGCCGCGCTGATCGATTGGACCGCCCGCAAGGCCGCGGTATTGCGCGGCCATGGCGTGCTGCCGGGCGATCGCGTGGCGTTATGGGGCGCCAACGGGGCGGACCATGTGTCGTGGATCCTGGCGTGCTGGTGGCTGGGGGCGGCGGTGCTGCCGCTGAACACGCGCTGGAGTGGCGGGGAGCTTGCGCGGGCGCTGGCTGACTGCAGCCCGCGCCTGCTGCTGGTGGACGAGACCATGGCGCCGCGCATGGCCGATGTGGACATTCCTGCCGGCACGGCGCCGCTGTCCGCTGAAGTGTTGGAAGCGCACGCCGCCGTGGCTGCGCCGTTGGAGGATGTCCGCGCGGGCGGCGACGCGCTGGCCGCGGTCCTCTTTACCGGTGGCACGACCGGCGCGCCCAAGGGCGCCATGCTGACGCACGCGAATCTCTGGAGCGCCGCGGTGGCCAGGATGGCCAGCGTTTCTACTCCGCCCGAGAGCCGCACCCTGCTGGTCGCGCCGCTATTCCATGTCGCCGGATTGGGACGATTGATCGGACAGTTTGTCGCGGGCGCCTCGGTGGTGTCGCAACGCGGCTTCCAGCCCCGTGCGGTGCTGCAGGCCCTGCAGGACGACGGCATAAGCGAGGTGCTGCTGGTGCCCAGCATGATTCAGATGCTGCTGGACGAGCCCGGGTTCGCGCAGTATCGGCTGGACGGCGTGCGGCGCGTGATCTGGGGTGCATCGCCCATTTCCCGGGCTTTGCTCGACCGCGCGCTGGCGGCCTTTCCCCAAGCGGAATTCGTGCATGCCTACGGCATGACCGAAACCGCCGCCACCGTCGCCATCAATGCAGAGGTGCGCCAAGGCGGTGTGCGCGCCGAATCGGCGGGAAGGCCCGCGGTGGGCGTCGAAACCTGCATACTCGCGCCCGATGGCAGCGAGGCGGCGCCGGGCGTGGTCGGCGAATTGGCGGTGCGCGGACCCATGGTGATGCGGGGTTACTGGAACCGGCCCGAAGAAACGCGCCGCGCATTCGACCGGGGCTGGCTGTTGACAGGCGACGCGGCCCGCCAGGACGAGGACGGGTATCTATACATCGTCGACCGGCTCAAGGACATGATCGTCAGCGGCGGCGAAAACGTCTACGGCGCCGAAGTGGAGGGCGTGCTGGCCCGCCATGCGCTGGTCGCGCGCTGCGCGGTCATCGGCGTGGCGCATGCGCGCTGGGGCGAGGCGGTGCATGCGGTGATCGTGCCGCGTCCCGGCATGGAAGCGGACGCGCACGCCCTGGACAGGCACTGCCGCCAGTGGCTCGCCGCCTACAAGTGTCCCAAGACCTACGAATTCCTTGGCGAACTGCCCCTGTCGGCCGCGGGCAAGGTGCTGAAGTCCG